The following coding sequences lie in one Arachis stenosperma cultivar V10309 chromosome 5, arast.V10309.gnm1.PFL2, whole genome shotgun sequence genomic window:
- the LOC130983083 gene encoding serine/threonine-protein kinase STY13-like has product MDSDGENGRRKPECEAVGALNSKMKGTGNQSSKDMIFRADKIDLKSLDAQLEKHLSKVWSRTMSLDVKRPKEEWEIDLAKLDLRYAVAHGAYGTVYRGTYDSQDVAVKVLDWGEDGVATAAETAALRASFRQEVAVWHKLDHPNVTKFVGASMGTSNLKIPPKNPSSFDNNPPPPSRACCVIVEFLPGGTLKQYLIKNRRRKLAYKIVVQLALDLARGLSYLHSMRIVHRDVKTENMLLDTSRKLKIADFGVARVEALNPSDMTGETGTLGYMAPEVLDGKPYNRRCDVYSFGICLWEIYCCDMPYPNLSFADISSAVVRQNLRPDIPRCCPSGMANIMKRCWDANPNKRPEMKDVVTMLEALDTSRGGGMIPEDESPGCFCFAPARGP; this is encoded by the exons ATGGATTCGGATGGTGAGAATGGGAGGAGGAAACCAGAATGTGAAGCGGTAGGAGCTCTGAATTCAAAGATGAAGGGTACTGGAAACCAGAGCAGCAAAGACATGATCTTCAGAGCTGATAAAATTGATCTCAAGAGTTTGGATGCCCAGCTAGAAAAGCACCTGAGCAAGGTTTGGTCGAGAACGATGAGCCTCGACGTTAAAAGGCCAAAGGAGGAGTGGGAGATTGATTTGGCCAAATTGGATTTAAGGTATGCAGTTGCTCATGGCGCTTATGGAACTGTTTACAGGGGCACTTATGATTCACAAGATGTTGCAG TGAAAGTTTTGGACTGGGGTGAGGATGGTGTAGCTACTGCTGCTGAAACTGCCGCTTTACGTGCATCTTTTAGGCAGGAAGTCGCTGTTTGGCACAAACTTGACCATCCAAATGTCACCAAA TTTGTCGGAGCTTCAATGGGCACTTCAAATCTTAAGATTCCCCCGAAAAACCCTTCAAGTTTTGATAACAATCCTCCTCCCCCTTCAAGGGCATGTTGTGTCATTGTTGAGTTTCTCCCTGGCGGAACGCTAAAACAATACTTGATAAAGAATAGGAGGAGGAAACTTGCTTATAAGATTGTGGTACAGCTGGCTTTAGACCTTGCCAGGGG TCTTAGCTATCTACACTCAATGAGGATTGTTCATCGAGATGTTAAAACAGAGAACATGTTGCTAGATACCAGCCGGAAACTGAAAATAGCTGATTTTGGAGTTGCTCGTGTTGAAGCTTTGAATCCAAGTGACATGACGGGTGAAACCGGAACACTTGGATATATGGCGCCCGAG GTCCTGGATGGTAAACCTTACAACAGGAGATGTGATGTGTATAGCTTCGGCATCTGCTTGTGGGAAATTTATTGCTGCGACATGCCTTATCCAAATCTAAGCTTCGCTGATATATCGTCTGCAGTTGTTCGTCAG AATTTACGACCAGATATTCCGAGATGTTGTCCAAGTGGCATGGCAAATATCATGAAAAGATGCTGGGATGCGAATCCAAACAAACGGCCGGAAATGAAGGACGTGGTGACAATGCTAGAAGCACTGGATACAAGCAGAGGTGGGGGAATGATACCTGAAGATGAGAGTCCAGGTTGCTTCTGTTTTGCACCAGCCAGAGGTCCCTAA